A genomic region of Runella rosea contains the following coding sequences:
- a CDS encoding fructosamine kinase family protein codes for MWDGLDQYQFFESILFETFGKAVEVNDARFVAGGSINTAARVLTPEGTFFVKFNHAEKEDMFEKEARGLALLRNTNAIHIPEVYGYGKNGGRAYLIQEFVENGGQHPNFWRTFGQSLAKLHSHTQPFFGLNFDNYLGSLEQNNTFYENGIDFFVEKRLRPQAGLALYNNLIGAELYNRLERFYPLLKNLLPTEAPALIHGDLWSGNFLINEHGRVSLVDPAPYYGYREAELAFTHLFGGFDDEFYENYQESFPFEPHFEARIPIYNLYPLLVHVNLFGRSYLPPIERLIKRYVGV; via the coding sequence ATGTGGGATGGACTTGATCAATATCAGTTTTTTGAAAGTATTCTTTTTGAAACCTTCGGCAAGGCGGTCGAAGTGAATGACGCTCGTTTTGTAGCGGGAGGGAGCATCAATACGGCGGCCCGTGTTCTTACGCCCGAAGGTACGTTTTTTGTCAAATTTAACCATGCCGAAAAAGAAGATATGTTCGAAAAAGAGGCGCGTGGTTTAGCCCTTTTACGAAATACAAATGCGATTCACATTCCCGAGGTATATGGTTATGGCAAAAACGGCGGTCGGGCTTATTTAATACAGGAGTTTGTCGAAAATGGTGGACAGCACCCAAATTTTTGGCGGACTTTCGGCCAGTCGCTCGCCAAGTTACATTCGCACACGCAGCCTTTTTTTGGATTAAACTTCGATAATTACCTTGGCTCGTTAGAACAGAATAATACTTTTTATGAAAATGGCATTGACTTTTTTGTAGAAAAACGCCTACGCCCTCAGGCAGGATTGGCATTGTACAATAACCTGATTGGGGCTGAATTGTACAATCGATTAGAGCGATTTTATCCGCTGCTTAAAAATTTACTTCCCACTGAAGCACCCGCGCTCATTCACGGCGATTTATGGTCGGGCAATTTTCTCATCAATGAGCACGGGAGAGTCTCCCTTGTCGACCCTGCTCCTTACTACGGATATCGGGAAGCTGAATTGGCATTTACGCATCTATTTGGTGGTTTTGATGACGAATTTTACGAAAATTACCAAGAATCATTTCCTTTTGAGCCTCATTTTGAAGCCCGTATTCCGATTTATAATCTCTACCCGTTACTGGTTCATGTTAATCTCTTCGGGAGAAGTTACCTACCCCCCATTGAGCGGCTCATTAAGCGTTATGTTGGTGTCTGA
- the fbp gene encoding class 1 fructose-bisphosphatase, translated as METNIDQHIAVPVGVTLDRYIMHNQNAFSFATGELSQLLRDIALAGKIINREINRAGLIDITGGFGTNNVQGEAQQKLDVVANIRFIRALINGGEVCGIISEEEDDIIHTGNNQSKYVVAIDPLDGSSNIDVNVSIGTIFSIYRRVSPLGEKPTIEDFLQGGDKQVAAGYILYGSSTILVYTTGNGVAGFTYDFSLGEFILSHANIRSPQDGKIFSYNEGNYNSYESFVREYLIECRKRSYSARYIGSLVGDFHRNLLKGGIYLYPPTSKDPKGKLRLLYECFPLAMIAEQAGAKATNGFQRILEVEPESLHQRAPLYIGAETMVNELMNLI; from the coding sequence ATGGAAACGAATATTGACCAACACATTGCAGTACCCGTAGGTGTAACGTTGGACCGTTATATCATGCACAATCAAAATGCTTTTTCGTTTGCAACGGGGGAGCTTTCTCAACTTTTGAGAGACATAGCGCTTGCTGGAAAAATTATTAACCGGGAAATTAACCGAGCGGGGTTGATTGATATTACGGGAGGGTTTGGAACCAACAATGTGCAGGGCGAAGCCCAACAGAAACTCGATGTGGTGGCAAACATTCGATTTATCCGGGCGCTTATTAATGGAGGAGAAGTTTGCGGGATTATTTCGGAAGAAGAAGACGATATTATTCACACGGGAAACAATCAAAGTAAATACGTGGTAGCCATCGACCCGTTGGATGGCTCCTCCAATATTGACGTCAATGTATCTATTGGTACCATTTTTTCCATTTATCGGCGGGTAAGTCCGCTTGGTGAAAAACCTACCATTGAGGACTTTCTGCAAGGTGGCGATAAGCAGGTGGCGGCAGGGTATATTCTCTATGGCTCTTCAACCATTTTGGTATACACTACGGGCAACGGTGTAGCAGGTTTTACGTATGATTTTTCATTGGGAGAATTTATACTTTCCCACGCCAATATTCGTAGCCCGCAGGACGGGAAGATTTTTTCGTACAATGAAGGCAATTACAACAGCTACGAAAGCTTTGTACGAGAATACCTAATAGAATGCCGCAAACGCAGCTATTCGGCGCGCTATATTGGCTCATTGGTGGGTGATTTTCACCGAAACCTACTCAAAGGCGGCATTTACCTGTATCCGCCTACGAGCAAAGACCCCAAAGGAAAATTGCGGCTTTTGTACGAATGTTTTCCGCTGGCCATGATTGCTGAACAGGCAGGGGCCAAAGCGACCAACGGTTTTCAACGTATATTGGAGGTCGAACCAGAATCACTTCATCAGCGGGCGCCGCTTTATATTGGTGCCGAAACGATGGTCAATGAATTGATGAATTTGATTTAG